CGCGTCCGGCATCCGTCAGGACCACGCGCCGCCCTTCGCGCAGCAACAGGTCCACGCCCACGTCCGCTTCGAGATCGCGGATCTGACGGGAGACGGCGGGCTGGGCGATGTTCAGCCGGTCGGCCGCGTGGCTTATGCCCCCGTGATCTGCCACAGCCACAAAATACCGCAAATGCCGAAGCTCCATCATCCATACCTATGCGTTATGATTTACGTGTATATTTAGCATTGGTTGATATCATTCAAAAGTGCCATTCTTTGGTCGTCGCACCCGGAGTTGGAACAATGCCCCTGCACCGCCTGTCTGGTCCGTTTGTGGGCGTCCTGACCATCCTGTGCTGGTCGGCCTACAACGTCGCGGCCAAACACGGGATCGACACCGGCATGTCGCCCGAAGCACTGGTCTTTCTGCGGTTTTCGGTGCCGGGCATCGTGGCCGTGCCGGTGCTGTTGATCCTTGTCGCGCGGGGCAGGACCCTGGGCATACCGGTGTCCCGTCTGTTGGTTCTGGTGCTGTTGGGCGGCCCGCTGTTTGGCCTTGCCGCTGTCAGTGGATATGTGCACGCCCCGCTGTCCCACGGATTGCTGTTTGCGCCGGTGGCCGTGTTTCTGATGAGCAGCCTGCTGGGACGCCTGCTGTTGCGCGAGCCGGTGACAGGCCGCCGCATGGGGGCCGCCGCGCTGATGTTTGCGGCGCTCGCGATCCTGGTGGGGTTGGACATGCGGGCCGTTGGCACCGCGTGGAGCCAGGGGGCCGCATTCTTTGTGCTGGCGGGCGCGATGTGGGGTGCCTACATCGTTTTGCTGCGCCATTGGTGCATTCCCATGCCCGAAGGGGCCGTGGGCGTGGCTGCGGGTGCCGCCCTTGTCGCGCTGCCCGTTCTGGGTGCGGCCGCAGTTGAGACGTTGCGTACGGCACCGGCTGCCGAGATTGCCCTGCAAGCCCTGATGCAGGGCGTCGTTGGCGGCGTGATCAGCGTCGTGGCCCTGATCGGTGTGGTGCGGACCCTGTCCGTGCACACCGCGTCGTTGCTGCCCGTGTTCACGCCGGTTGTTGCCCTTGGCATCGCATATGTCCTGTTTGGCGCGGTTCCGTCGGGTGCAGAAGTGGCGGGTGTTGCGATCATAGCCATCGGATTTGTCGTCAGTCTGGGCCTGCGTGTCCCCGAAGGCTGGTCAAACCGCGTGTCCCATGCACATCGTTGAGCCAGACGCATCCACAGCAAGGCGTTCACAGTGATGTCGCAAGGCACCGACACTTTCGAGACGGAATCCGCGGCCCGCCTGATCCGGGCGGAGCAGACGGGGCTGCGTCTGGCCATTGCGTGCCGCACGCTTGTGACCGGGCTGGCCTTTGCGTGGTATGTCGGTGCCCCGCTTCTGTTCAGCGGGTTCGAGCCGCGATTTGCTGCGATCCTTGTCCTGCTGGTGTTCACGGCCGTGGGCGTGGCCCATCTGGCGGCGATCGGCACACGGTTTGATCGGTGGTGGATGAAATATGCCGTCTACGCCCTGGACACCCTGTCGATCTGCGCGACCTTTGCGCTGATCCCGATCAGCCGTGCGGACGACGTGCCCCAGATCATCGCGTTCCGCGCCTATGGCATCTATTACCTGTTCCCCCTTGTCGCCATCGCCTGCCTGAGCCTGTCGTGGCGGTTGGTCCTGTGGACCGGCGCACTGTGCGTTGCCGGTTGGTGGGGCGCGTTCCTGTGGGTATCGACGCGCATGGAGAATTCCTTGTCCTGGGCGGACATCCCCGCAAATGCGACGCGACAGGATTACGAGACGGTGTTCCTGTCCATGGACTTTATCGGACGGGGAAACCGGATCGAAGAGACCGCGATGATCATGTTTGCGGCCCTTGCCCTGGCCGTCGCGGTCTACAGGGCCCGCAGCGTGTTCTTTGCCCAGGTGGCATCCGAACTGGAATCACGCCAGGAACGATCAGCCCGGGAACGCGTCAGCACGCTGTTCGGAAAATACGTACCCGCGGACATCGCCAATTCGCTGATCGAAAATGACGGACGCATGCGTCCGCGCCGTGCGGCGGGCACTGCGCTGGTGATGGATATCGCAGGCTTTACCGCCTTTTCGTCTCGGCATACGCCCGAGCATGTCATCACCGTGCTGGATGCCTTTCTGTCGGACGCGACGGAGGCCGTTTCCGAACAGGGGGGCACCGTGATGTCCTATCTGGGTGACGGGTTCCTGGTGACGTTCAATGCGCCCATCAGCATCCCCGACCCGGCCCGCGCGGCAGTTGCAACCGCGACAAGGTTGGTGGAGGTCGGCAAGGCGCATGGCTTTGGCATCCGCGTCGGGATTGCCAGCGGCGATCTGGTGACCGGCACGATTGGGTCGTCCGAACGCCAGTCCTTTACCGTGTACGGCGACGCGGTGAACCTGGCCGCGCGGCTGGAAAGCCAGTGCAAGCGCCTTGGCGTTCCTGTTCTGGTCGATGCGGATACGCGGGCCGCCTGTGGACCGTCCGCGCCACTTGCAACGCTTGGCGTGCAACAGATCGACGGGTTGGTTGGCGACGTGCCGGTGTTTGGCCTGTCGGATACTGCGGGTGGCTAAGCGCTTTTCCTGCGGATGCCGCCGGGGGTTTCGCCAAGCTGCTTGGTAAAGGTCGAGGTCATGTGCGCCTGACTGGAAAACCCGCAGGCATAGGCCACTTCGGACAGGGGCATGTCCGAGGTCATCAGATATTCGGTCGCCCGGTGCAGCCTGCGACCAATCACGAATTGATGCGGGCTTGCCCCTGTGGCGGCCTTGAAGGCCTTGGAAAACCTGAACACATCCTGTTTCAGAACAGATGCCATCATGGACAGGTCGATGTTGCTTTCGAGGTTGCCTTCGACAAAGTCGGTGATTGTCTTGAGATCGCGTTGCGACAATTCATGGTCGGTCTGCGTGCGTTTCTGTTTTGAAAACGTCCGCAACACCTCGGATGCCACCATCAGGCCAAGGGTTTCGGATTCGATGTTCGTGTCCAGGTCGTTCTGCATCATCGCTTCGAAATGCAGAAGGATCAGATGGGCAATCCGTGGATTGTGCCAACCGAAGCGGGGTTCAAGATCGCCGACAGTGTCAAAACCGATGTCGGACTGTATGACCTGGGCAAACACGTCCTTGTGGATCGCGATGCAATCCGTCTGCGTGCGCCCCTGAAACGCATATTCCGCGTTCGTATTGGCCGTCGAGAACCCAAGCACCCCCGAATGCACCATGGCGGTCATTTCGACATTGTCCTGCCGTGTGACCACATGCCCGTTCGCGTGGCGCTGCAATGTCAGGTCGTACTTGTCATCGGCGGGTACAATCGCCTCGTGATCGCCCACGGTGAAGCGGGCGCAACTGACCGGTAGGTTGCGATCAACAAACACCGCATGAAGGTTCAATTCATCCGGATTGACCGAAACCGAACACCGTTCATATCCCGCAACTGGCGGCAGATTCCGGGTCATATCAGATGCTCCTTACGCGTCGTGCAGTATTGCGCCATCATGGTCGCTATCCACCCCTGCCTGGCGCTGCCAACGCAACCCCAAAGTCATTCACATCAAAAAAGACTGTCTCAGACCGAAGATTTGTCTGTCCCGCGCGCAGTATTTATCAGGTTCTGGCGCAGATATTTCAGAGTCTTGCAGTTGCGCTGTCTCTCATGTCTTTTCGCACTTTAGCGCATGACCGACCGGTCCTTGCGCCTTGGTCGGGTTGGGCCGTCCCCCCTCAGGCCGCGAGCGCCCGACCGTCTTGACGCAAAAGGTAGAGCGATGCCCCGACAATAAAAGCCGACCCCAGAAGCATAGAGCCCGGCGGCATGAACCCGAACACGGCGATCCCCAACACGACGTTCACCGGCAGTTTGAGGTGATCAAACGGTTGCAGGAAGCTGGCATCCGCGACGCTGTAGGCCGACGCCAGCGTAAATTGCGCCAGGCCGGTCAGGATGCCGGCCGCGATGGCAATGGCCCAGGCCCCCCCGACCATCGACAGATCACCCGCACCCAACGCAACGGTCAGGTTGATCGGCGTCAGCAGCAGCATGACGTAGAAGGTGATCGTGGCCGGGCTTTCCGTTTGCGTCAGCCGCTTCATCAACAGTGAGGCTATGGCCCACAATGCAGCCGCGATGACGGGCAGGATCGCATAGAGCGTGAACCTGTCCGACCAGGGTGACAGTATGATCATCCCGCCCAAGAACCCGGTGGCAACCGCAATCCAGCGTTCCACCGCGATCCTTTCCCGCAGGAAGATACGCGCGCCGATGGTCACGAAGAACGGGGACAGCATGGCAAGTGCAATCGCCTGCCAGATCGGAACATGTGCCAGGCCCATGACCCAGAACTGAATCCCTGCCGCGGCAAAGACGACCTGGATCAGGTGGACCGGAAAGTGTCGCGTCGCGAGCGGTGCAAGGCCCTTTGCCGTGATCAGCGGCAACATGAAAAGGAACGCGACGGCGTATTGCCAGAAGGCCACCGTGGTCGATTGCAGCCCCGCGCCCATCGTGGCGTATTGCACCAGGGTGTTGGCCCCGGCAAAGAGCGCCCCCGTCGTCACCATCAACGCCGCACCACGGATAGCAGGCCTGCGCATCTGCATCGCAGCGATCATGGATTTGGCCCTGAGGGTGATGGAAACGGTACTTTAGGGTCGATATTCATTGGATCCAATTGTTTTTATTATATATTTCGCAAGGTCGATATAGTACGTTGTGCGTATCATATTTTGCGCAACATGAATTTTATGTAAGGTTAGCGCGCGACCCGGAAAAGTCCCGCACCCGGCGGGCAGGCAAAAAAACCCGGGCACGCAGGCCCGGGCAAGTCCAACAGGGAGGTGCATGTTTTGCCGCGGGGGCCCCGACATGCGCGGGCTTCGTGCCGTTAACCTGTGCCAAGGCGAAAGGTTCCGCTTTGACCCAGATCAATCTCAGGCCATCAGACGGTACCCACCGGATTCGGTCACAAGAAGGCGCGCATTTGACGGATCTGGTTCAATTTTCTGACGCAAGCGGTAGATGTGCGTTTCCAATGTGTGGGTCGTGACACCGGCATTGTAGCCCCATACCTCGTGCAGCAGCACGTCGCGGGCCACCACGCCTTCGGTCGAACGGTAGAGGAACTTGAGGATGTTCGTCTCTTTCTCGGTCAGGCGGATTTTGCGGTCGTCTTCGGTGACCAGCATTTTGACCGATGGTTTGAATGTGTATGGCCCAAGCGTGAACACCGCATCTTCGGACTGTTCGTGCTGACGCAGTTGGGCTCGGATGCGGGCCAGAAGCACAGGGAACTTGAACGGCTTGGACACATAGTCATTGGCCCCGGCATCAAGGCCCAGGATCGTGTCCGCGTCGGTGTCGTGGCCCGTCAGCATCAGGATCGGCGATTTGACCCCCTGCTTGCGCATCACGCGGCACAGTTCGCGCCCGTCCGTGTCGGGCAGGCCAACATCAAGGATGACAAGGTCATAGATTGCTTCCTTGGCCTTGACCAATGCGTCCTGGCCGTTGCCGGCTTCGAACACATCGAAGTCTTCGGTCATGACCAATTGTTCGCTGAGCGCTTCGCGCAGGTCTTCGTCGTCATCGACCAGCAGGATCTTTTTCAGTTGTGCCATTGGCCTTACCTCCGCTTCGTGTTGAAGGATAGATGCGCTTTGGGGGCGAATTCAGCAAGTTATGCCCCATTTGTTTCACGCCCATGTGTCGGGGAACGGGCAAATGTTTCAATTCTCTTGCGATTTGCTTATGTCGGGCGGGCGTAGACGAGGATTTGTTACATGGGGCTGGGCCCGGATATCGTGGAGATG
The DNA window shown above is from uncultured Tateyamaria sp. and carries:
- a CDS encoding DMT family transporter, which encodes MPLHRLSGPFVGVLTILCWSAYNVAAKHGIDTGMSPEALVFLRFSVPGIVAVPVLLILVARGRTLGIPVSRLLVLVLLGGPLFGLAAVSGYVHAPLSHGLLFAPVAVFLMSSLLGRLLLREPVTGRRMGAAALMFAALAILVGLDMRAVGTAWSQGAAFFVLAGAMWGAYIVLLRHWCIPMPEGAVGVAAGAALVALPVLGAAAVETLRTAPAAEIALQALMQGVVGGVISVVALIGVVRTLSVHTASLLPVFTPVVALGIAYVLFGAVPSGAEVAGVAIIAIGFVVSLGLRVPEGWSNRVSHAHR
- a CDS encoding response regulator transcription factor — encoded protein: MAQLKKILLVDDDEDLREALSEQLVMTEDFDVFEAGNGQDALVKAKEAIYDLVILDVGLPDTDGRELCRVMRKQGVKSPILMLTGHDTDADTILGLDAGANDYVSKPFKFPVLLARIRAQLRQHEQSEDAVFTLGPYTFKPSVKMLVTEDDRKIRLTEKETNILKFLYRSTEGVVARDVLLHEVWGYNAGVTTHTLETHIYRLRQKIEPDPSNARLLVTESGGYRLMA
- a CDS encoding DMT family transporter: MIAAMQMRRPAIRGAALMVTTGALFAGANTLVQYATMGAGLQSTTVAFWQYAVAFLFMLPLITAKGLAPLATRHFPVHLIQVVFAAAGIQFWVMGLAHVPIWQAIALAMLSPFFVTIGARIFLRERIAVERWIAVATGFLGGMIILSPWSDRFTLYAILPVIAAALWAIASLLMKRLTQTESPATITFYVMLLLTPINLTVALGAGDLSMVGGAWAIAIAAGILTGLAQFTLASAYSVADASFLQPFDHLKLPVNVVLGIAVFGFMPPGSMLLGSAFIVGASLYLLRQDGRALAA
- a CDS encoding adenylate/guanylate cyclase domain-containing protein, which gives rise to MSQGTDTFETESAARLIRAEQTGLRLAIACRTLVTGLAFAWYVGAPLLFSGFEPRFAAILVLLVFTAVGVAHLAAIGTRFDRWWMKYAVYALDTLSICATFALIPISRADDVPQIIAFRAYGIYYLFPLVAIACLSLSWRLVLWTGALCVAGWWGAFLWVSTRMENSLSWADIPANATRQDYETVFLSMDFIGRGNRIEETAMIMFAALALAVAVYRARSVFFAQVASELESRQERSARERVSTLFGKYVPADIANSLIENDGRMRPRRAAGTALVMDIAGFTAFSSRHTPEHVITVLDAFLSDATEAVSEQGGTVMSYLGDGFLVTFNAPISIPDPARAAVATATRLVEVGKAHGFGIRVGIASGDLVTGTIGSSERQSFTVYGDAVNLAARLESQCKRLGVPVLVDADTRAACGPSAPLATLGVQQIDGLVGDVPVFGLSDTAGG
- a CDS encoding AraC family transcriptional regulator yields the protein MTRNLPPVAGYERCSVSVNPDELNLHAVFVDRNLPVSCARFTVGDHEAIVPADDKYDLTLQRHANGHVVTRQDNVEMTAMVHSGVLGFSTANTNAEYAFQGRTQTDCIAIHKDVFAQVIQSDIGFDTVGDLEPRFGWHNPRIAHLILLHFEAMMQNDLDTNIESETLGLMVASEVLRTFSKQKRTQTDHELSQRDLKTITDFVEGNLESNIDLSMMASVLKQDVFRFSKAFKAATGASPHQFVIGRRLHRATEYLMTSDMPLSEVAYACGFSSQAHMTSTFTKQLGETPGGIRRKSA